A genomic stretch from Empedobacter stercoris includes:
- a CDS encoding hemolysin family protein, with amino-acid sequence MEIIIIIVLILLNGIFSMSEMALVSSRKFKLENQMKKGSSGAKTALELAENPNKFLSTVQIGITLIGILLGVFSGDKLTADLTSFLTNITFLAPYAKTLSPIIMVVIITYFSIVFGELLPKRLGMKFPETVSTIVSKPMKWLSAITSPFVWLLTATNDFFLKLFGIKDDGSEVVTEEEIKSIIKESTEGGEIQEKEHEILERVFELGDRRVNTLATHRSEIASLDISDDYEKARAKVKKNKYSAYPVTKNNNLDEIVGILKLKDMFGVSKEDFTLKKYIHKPIFVNENSFSYPLLEMLQNSQAHFAIILDEYGTTAGIVTINDILDELVGDTPESQNEDYEIVEREDGTWLIDGQFSIYEFEKFFEIDIDEEIENRYVTVAGIFLDKYETIPNVGDKVEVDDLTLEIVDKDGNRIDKILAYRKCETYQ; translated from the coding sequence ACGGAATTTTTTCAATGTCAGAAATGGCTCTTGTTTCATCAAGAAAATTTAAGTTAGAAAATCAAATGAAGAAAGGAAGTTCTGGTGCAAAAACTGCTTTGGAATTGGCTGAAAATCCAAACAAATTTCTTTCGACTGTACAAATCGGAATTACCTTAATCGGTATATTATTAGGGGTTTTTTCTGGTGACAAATTAACGGCAGATTTAACGAGTTTTCTAACGAATATTACCTTTCTTGCACCCTATGCCAAAACTCTTTCTCCAATTATTATGGTGGTAATTATTACCTATTTTTCGATTGTCTTTGGCGAATTATTACCAAAACGATTGGGAATGAAGTTTCCCGAAACCGTTTCAACCATCGTTTCTAAACCAATGAAATGGTTATCTGCTATCACCTCACCTTTTGTTTGGTTACTTACGGCTACAAATGATTTTTTCTTGAAACTCTTCGGTATTAAAGATGATGGTAGTGAAGTGGTGACAGAAGAAGAAATTAAAAGCATTATCAAAGAAAGTACAGAAGGTGGTGAAATACAGGAAAAAGAACACGAAATCTTAGAACGTGTATTCGAATTGGGAGATCGACGGGTGAACACATTGGCTACACATCGTTCGGAAATTGCCTCATTGGACATTTCAGACGATTACGAAAAAGCACGTGCTAAAGTCAAGAAAAACAAATATTCTGCTTATCCTGTTACCAAGAATAATAACTTAGACGAAATCGTTGGTATCTTAAAATTAAAGGATATGTTTGGCGTAAGTAAAGAAGATTTTACCCTAAAAAAATACATACACAAGCCTATATTTGTCAACGAAAATTCGTTTAGTTATCCTTTATTGGAAATGTTACAGAACTCGCAAGCACATTTTGCAATTATTTTAGATGAATATGGTACGACTGCAGGAATAGTTACTATAAATGATATTTTAGATGAGTTGGTAGGAGATACGCCAGAAAGCCAAAACGAAGATTATGAAATCGTAGAGCGCGAAGATGGCACATGGCTAATTGATGGACAATTTTCGATTTATGAATTCGAAAAATTCTTTGAAATTGATATAGACGAAGAAATTGAAAACCGCTATGTAACTGTTGCCGGAATCTTTTTAGATAAATACGAAACCATTCCAAATGTAGGAGATAAAGTAGAAGTAGATGATTTAACACTCGAGATTGTAGACAAAGATGGCAACCGAATTGATAAAATATTAGCCTATCGAAAATGTGAAACGTATCAATAA